The following proteins are encoded in a genomic region of Sorangiineae bacterium MSr12523:
- a CDS encoding DUF3291 domain-containing protein — MTRLGYVLASGAVMAIAVGCSSSDNNDNTPPKKTIAELAKCDESDTVDDLPWSGTQIDSGTGKLKEPLPAGFVIATTVGWPTDEGRPVIQQKTIESIGISFTYPGLLAAKFGTSKRCGSGRSLSIWKDEASMMAWVIGKDHRAVMPLAGTHTHGWETTHWSSATNNELPTWDDARAKLDAARNGK, encoded by the coding sequence ATGACACGTCTAGGCTATGTATTGGCGTCGGGCGCCGTGATGGCCATCGCCGTCGGTTGCTCGTCGTCGGACAACAACGACAATACGCCGCCCAAGAAGACCATTGCCGAACTCGCCAAGTGCGACGAGTCGGACACCGTCGACGACCTGCCCTGGAGCGGCACGCAGATCGACTCCGGCACGGGGAAGCTCAAAGAGCCGCTGCCCGCGGGCTTCGTCATCGCGACCACCGTCGGGTGGCCCACCGACGAAGGCCGTCCGGTGATTCAGCAGAAGACCATCGAGTCGATTGGCATTTCCTTCACCTATCCGGGATTGCTCGCGGCGAAGTTCGGCACCTCGAAGCGTTGCGGATCGGGCCGCAGTCTTTCGATTTGGAAGGACGAGGCATCGATGATGGCTTGGGTCATCGGCAAGGACCATCGCGCGGTGATGCCGCTGGCCGGTACGCACACGCACGGTTGGGAGACGACACATTGGTCCAGCGCCACGAACAACGAATTGCCCACGTGGGACGACGCGCGCGCGAAGCTGGACGCCGCACGCAATGGCAAGTGA